From the Hyphomicrobium sp. ghe19 genome, one window contains:
- a CDS encoding S1C family serine protease, protein MEHSIFWVLDDTGIERDGGRQDGVQRNDVALMDAYSNAVVDVVDTVSPTVVHVQVRSSRGGRTGQGSGSGVIVSPDGLVLTNNHVIDGAQSITLAQGDGQRFGARLVGRDPDTDIAVLRAETTERLKFARLADSKKLRPGQIAIAIGNPLGFQSTVTAGIISAVGRSLRAENGRLIDDVIQTDAALNPGNSGGPLVNSSGHVIGINTATIMGAQGLCFAVASNTAEYVLTQILSHGRVRRGVMGIVAEHVVLPQRIRHALGLTQAGAIGIRSVQNNGPAEAAGLMAGDILIAVDGVAIAGVDDVARVLDAGRIGQKAILTVLRAGEKLEFSIVPEERS, encoded by the coding sequence ATGGAACACAGCATTTTTTGGGTTCTCGACGATACGGGCATCGAACGCGACGGCGGCCGCCAAGACGGCGTTCAGCGCAATGACGTCGCGCTCATGGACGCCTACAGCAACGCCGTCGTCGATGTCGTCGACACGGTGTCTCCGACCGTCGTGCATGTCCAGGTTCGCAGCTCGCGCGGCGGACGTACGGGGCAAGGCTCTGGCAGCGGCGTCATCGTTTCCCCGGACGGTCTCGTGCTGACCAACAATCACGTCATCGACGGCGCGCAATCGATCACGCTCGCGCAAGGCGACGGCCAACGATTCGGCGCGCGCCTCGTCGGGCGCGATCCCGATACTGATATCGCCGTGTTGCGCGCGGAGACCACGGAGCGGCTGAAGTTTGCGCGGCTGGCCGATTCCAAGAAGCTTCGCCCTGGGCAGATCGCCATCGCGATCGGCAATCCGCTCGGCTTCCAGTCAACGGTGACGGCCGGCATCATCAGCGCGGTCGGACGGTCGTTGCGCGCCGAGAACGGTCGCCTCATCGACGACGTCATCCAGACGGACGCCGCGCTCAACCCCGGCAACTCCGGAGGTCCGCTCGTCAATTCGTCCGGTCACGTCATCGGCATAAACACCGCGACCATCATGGGTGCGCAGGGGCTCTGCTTCGCTGTCGCATCGAATACGGCTGAATATGTGCTGACGCAGATCCTAAGCCACGGCCGCGTCCGCCGTGGCGTGATGGGCATCGTTGCCGAACACGTTGTGCTGCCGCAGCGCATCCGGCACGCGCTTGGGCTCACGCAAGCGGGCGCGATCGGTATTCGCAGCGTGCAGAACAATGGCCCGGCGGAGGCTGCGGGACTGATGGCAGGCGATATTCTGATCGCGGTCGACGGCGTCGCCATTGCCGGTGTCGACGATGTTGCTCGCGTTCTCGATGCCGGCCGCATCGGTCAGAAGGCGATCCTTACGGTCCTGCGTGCTGGAGAAAAGCTCGAGTTTTCGATCGTTCCGGAAGAGCGGAGTTAG
- a CDS encoding SRPBCC family protein encodes MTNDRFVYVTYIRTTPEKLWDALQKPEFTRIYWFGAILESEWTKGASWKMVLPDQRIADEGEIIEIEKPKRIVIKWRSEFSPELKAEGYSVCTIELEPTPESVKLTVVHEIDKPASKLIQSVSGGWPKILSSLKSMLETGEALGGQSPCSHE; translated from the coding sequence ATGACAAATGATCGGTTTGTGTACGTCACGTACATCCGCACCACGCCCGAGAAATTGTGGGACGCGCTTCAAAAGCCGGAATTCACCCGAATCTATTGGTTCGGCGCGATACTCGAGAGTGAATGGACGAAGGGCGCTTCGTGGAAAATGGTCCTTCCCGACCAACGCATTGCCGACGAGGGCGAAATTATCGAAATCGAGAAGCCGAAGCGTATTGTGATCAAATGGCGAAGTGAATTCAGCCCTGAGCTCAAGGCGGAGGGTTATTCGGTTTGCACGATCGAACTCGAGCCGACCCCGGAATCAGTGAAGCTCACCGTCGTGCATGAGATCGACAAACCTGCTTCGAAACTCATTCAAAGCGTTTCGGGCGGTTGGCCGAAGATTCTGTCTAGCCTGAAGAGCATGCTCGAGACTGGCGAGGCGCTTGGCGGTCAAAGTCCGTGTTCGCATGAATAG
- a CDS encoding helix-turn-helix transcriptional regulator, giving the protein MSVDAVFKALADPVRREILDRLYARNGQTLSELCEGHDMSRQAVTKHLSILEEANLIATRKEGREKLHFLNPVPIFEIADRWIGKFERSRLRALNELKKNLEGKHDDK; this is encoded by the coding sequence ATGAGCGTGGATGCGGTTTTCAAGGCACTTGCCGATCCGGTCCGTCGAGAAATTCTCGACAGGCTTTATGCGCGCAACGGCCAGACGCTAAGCGAGCTTTGCGAAGGGCACGACATGTCGCGTCAAGCGGTCACGAAGCATCTTTCCATCCTGGAAGAGGCGAACCTGATCGCGACGCGCAAGGAAGGCCGCGAAAAGCTGCATTTTCTCAATCCCGTTCCGATCTTCGAAATCGCCGATCGCTGGATCGGAAAGTTCGAGCGCTCGCGTTTGCGGGCGCTGAATGAACTCAAGAAAAACCTGGAAGGAAAGCACGATGACAAATGA
- a CDS encoding DUF971 domain-containing protein has product MLELIDGGKTLKAAFPDGRTFELPAEFLRVVSPSAEVQGHSPSQRITVPRKKHVKITGLSPVGNYATRIAFDDGHNTGLFTWGYLHLIGREKDERWGQYLEELAAKGLTRE; this is encoded by the coding sequence TTGCTCGAACTCATCGACGGCGGAAAAACTTTGAAGGCGGCATTTCCGGACGGCCGCACGTTCGAACTGCCGGCTGAATTCCTGCGCGTCGTCAGTCCTTCCGCAGAGGTCCAGGGGCACTCGCCGTCGCAGCGCATCACCGTGCCGAGGAAGAAGCACGTCAAGATCACGGGACTGAGCCCAGTCGGCAATTACGCGACGCGCATCGCCTTCGACGATGGCCACAACACCGGGCTCTTCACCTGGGGTTATCTCCACCTGATCGGCCGCGAGAAAGATGAGCGCTGGGGCCAATACCTCGAAGAACTCGCCGCCAAAGGCCTGACGCGCGAGTAG
- the mobA gene encoding molybdenum cofactor guanylyltransferase MobA, with amino-acid sequence MPNSDQILGVILAGGRSRRFGGGDKGLADLGGQPILAHVIARFRPQVGRLILNVNGDPMRFGAYGLETISDEENPELGPLSGLLAAMDWAARHAPRYIAIATVSADVPFLPEDLVARLNASRGDGVAIARSGDRRHPTIAVWPTSFRRTIAEALDKRALSVDRLAADLNAVAVAFPMRNIQCANVDPFFNINTPDDLSTARALLAGSTEG; translated from the coding sequence ATGCCTAATTCCGATCAGATCCTCGGCGTCATTCTCGCGGGAGGCCGCTCCCGGCGCTTTGGCGGCGGGGACAAGGGGCTTGCCGATCTCGGGGGGCAGCCGATCCTCGCGCACGTCATCGCGCGATTTCGCCCTCAGGTTGGCCGGCTTATCCTCAATGTCAACGGCGACCCGATGCGGTTTGGCGCTTATGGGCTCGAGACGATCTCGGATGAAGAAAATCCGGAGCTTGGTCCTCTCAGCGGACTTCTCGCGGCTATGGATTGGGCGGCGCGACATGCGCCTCGGTATATTGCGATCGCTACCGTTTCCGCCGACGTTCCGTTCCTGCCGGAAGATCTCGTGGCGCGGCTCAACGCAAGCCGGGGTGACGGCGTCGCGATTGCGAGGTCCGGGGACCGCCGGCATCCGACGATCGCCGTTTGGCCGACGAGCTTTAGGCGAACCATTGCAGAGGCCTTGGATAAGCGTGCTTTGAGCGTTGATAGGCTCGCAGCCGATCTCAATGCTGTTGCGGTCGCCTTTCCGATGCGCAACATTCAGTGCGCAAACGTCGACCCTTTTTTCAACATCAATACGCCTGACGATCTTTCAACAGCCCGCGCCCTACTCGCCGGATCCACAGAAGGATAA
- the mobB gene encoding molybdopterin-guanine dinucleotide biosynthesis protein B, with protein MGNEFRFSQSSPLFGIAGWSNSGKTTLIEKLTRHFAGQGLRVATIKHTHHKFDIDAPGSDTARHRAAGAAETAIVSGSRVAVIEEIESAGEPALEAVAARLNPSDIILVEGYKSANIPKIEVRRAAVASEKLLAPTDPLVLAIAADYEVDAHGKPVFDLNDIDGIAALIVRTLGPFKRVQQRA; from the coding sequence TTGGGCAACGAATTTCGATTTTCTCAATCATCGCCGCTGTTCGGCATCGCGGGCTGGTCGAACTCGGGCAAGACGACGTTGATCGAAAAGCTGACGAGGCACTTTGCGGGCCAAGGACTTCGCGTCGCGACGATCAAGCATACGCATCATAAGTTCGATATCGATGCGCCGGGAAGCGATACGGCCCGGCATCGCGCCGCGGGCGCGGCTGAGACGGCGATCGTCTCGGGCTCTCGCGTTGCGGTGATCGAGGAAATCGAGTCCGCCGGCGAGCCCGCACTCGAAGCCGTGGCGGCACGGCTCAATCCTTCGGACATCATTCTCGTCGAGGGTTACAAGTCGGCCAACATCCCGAAGATCGAGGTCCGGCGTGCGGCCGTCGCATCCGAAAAGCTGTTGGCGCCGACGGATCCACTCGTTCTCGCCATTGCGGCCGATTACGAGGTCGATGCGCACGGGAAGCCGGTGTTCGATCTCAACGACATCGATGGCATCGCCGCGCTGATCGTCAGGACGCTCGGCCCGTTCAAGCGCGTCCAACAAAGGGCCTAA
- the moaA gene encoding GTP 3',8-cyclase MoaA: MASSGDASMLGDVAQTTDTPLIDPYGRSIEYLRVSVTDRCDFRCVYCMTEHMTFLPKRDLLSLEELDRLCAAFIRRGVKKLRITGGEPLVRRNILWLFRALGRHLETGALEELTLTTNASQLEKYASELYSAGVRRINVSLDTLDPVKFKAVTRWGDLGTVLRGVDAAEAAGISVKFNAVALKGINEDEIESLVRFAHGRGADLTLIETMPLGDIGEDRTDQYLPLSIVRARLMDRLTLEDNPYRTGGPARYVTVRETGGRLGFITPLTHNFCESCNRVRVTCTGQLYMCLGQEDDADLRAPLRASADDTALDAAIVEAISRKPKGHDFIIDRRTKKPSVRRHMSVTGG; encoded by the coding sequence ATGGCCTCTTCCGGAGATGCTTCGATGCTGGGCGACGTTGCCCAAACGACCGATACGCCTCTGATCGATCCCTACGGCAGGAGTATCGAGTATTTGCGCGTGTCCGTGACGGACCGGTGCGATTTTCGCTGCGTCTACTGCATGACGGAGCACATGACGTTCCTGCCGAAGCGGGATCTCCTGTCGCTCGAGGAACTCGACCGGTTGTGCGCGGCCTTCATCCGGCGCGGCGTCAAAAAGCTGCGCATCACGGGTGGAGAGCCGCTTGTGCGCCGCAACATACTTTGGTTGTTCCGGGCTCTCGGCCGCCATCTCGAAACGGGTGCGCTCGAAGAGCTGACGCTGACGACGAACGCGAGCCAGCTCGAAAAATATGCGAGCGAGCTTTATTCCGCAGGCGTGCGGCGGATCAACGTATCTCTCGACACGCTCGATCCGGTCAAGTTCAAGGCAGTGACCCGCTGGGGCGATCTCGGGACCGTGCTTCGCGGCGTGGACGCTGCGGAAGCTGCCGGCATAAGCGTCAAATTCAACGCCGTGGCGCTGAAGGGTATCAACGAAGACGAGATCGAGAGTCTCGTCCGCTTCGCGCATGGCCGCGGCGCCGACTTGACCCTCATCGAGACGATGCCGCTCGGCGATATCGGCGAAGACCGGACGGATCAGTACCTGCCGCTGTCGATCGTACGCGCGCGCCTCATGGATCGGCTGACGCTCGAGGACAATCCCTATCGAACGGGCGGCCCTGCACGCTACGTGACCGTTAGGGAGACGGGCGGCCGTCTCGGCTTCATTACGCCGCTCACGCATAACTTCTGCGAAAGCTGCAACCGCGTACGCGTGACGTGCACGGGTCAGCTCTACATGTGCCTCGGCCAGGAAGACGATGCGGACTTGCGCGCGCCGCTCAGGGCTTCTGCCGACGACACGGCTCTCGACGCCGCTATCGTCGAAGCCATCTCGCGCAAGCCCAAGGGCCACGACTTCATCATCGACCGGCGCACCAAGAAGCCTTCGGTCCGCCGCCACATGAGCGTGACCGGCGGCTGA
- a CDS encoding response regulator — translation MATILLADDDAAIRDLVRRALSSDGHTVHVTQDGIEALESLSANGAAYDILITDVDMPQLDGISLAEKALAMKPALAVVLMSGFTDQLERAARLRVRRLLSISKPFTLDQIKQVVKSVLA, via the coding sequence ATGGCGACGATCCTGCTCGCAGACGACGATGCCGCGATCCGCGACCTCGTGAGACGGGCGTTGAGTTCCGACGGCCACACGGTTCATGTCACACAGGACGGCATCGAGGCGCTCGAGTCTCTCAGCGCCAACGGCGCCGCCTACGACATCCTGATCACCGACGTGGATATGCCCCAGCTCGACGGCATATCGCTGGCCGAGAAGGCGCTCGCCATGAAGCCCGCGCTCGCGGTCGTATTGATGTCGGGCTTCACCGACCAGCTCGAGCGCGCGGCGCGCCTCCGGGTCCGGCGCCTCCTGTCGATCTCGAAACCGTTCACGCTCGATCAGATCAAGCAGGTCGTGAAAAGCGTTCTCGCCTGA
- the hpt gene encoding hypoxanthine phosphoribosyltransferase: protein MPDSNAKQTIETIFSAEDIQARLRVLAAEISARAPENLLVVPVLKGSFVFAADLLRALYAAGLAPEVDFLTLSSYRKSRESLGQVSILRDLDLDVENRHVILIDDVLDSGRTLAFAKDLISARGATRIETCVLLDKKAPRAVSIEPDYCAFECPNVFVVGYGMDVAHRYRELPFVGRLVD, encoded by the coding sequence ATGCCCGATTCAAACGCGAAACAAACCATCGAAACAATCTTTTCCGCTGAGGATATTCAGGCCCGGCTCCGGGTGCTTGCCGCGGAAATCAGCGCCAGAGCGCCTGAAAACCTTCTGGTTGTACCCGTTCTGAAGGGCAGCTTCGTCTTTGCGGCCGATTTGCTGAGGGCGCTCTATGCTGCGGGCCTCGCCCCGGAAGTCGATTTCCTAACACTTTCGAGCTATCGGAAAAGCCGCGAATCGTTGGGCCAGGTGTCTATCCTGCGCGACCTGGATCTCGACGTTGAGAATCGCCACGTCATCCTGATCGACGATGTCCTTGATTCGGGCCGCACACTGGCTTTCGCCAAGGACTTGATTTCGGCCCGCGGCGCGACCCGCATTGAAACGTGCGTATTGCTCGACAAGAAGGCCCCTCGCGCCGTATCGATTGAACCGGACTATTGTGCTTTCGAATGCCCGAACGTGTTTGTCGTCGGCTATGGCATGGACGTCGCGCACCGCTACAGGGAGCTGCCTTTCGTGGGCCGCCTCGTCGATTAG
- the ftsE gene encoding cell division ATP-binding protein FtsE, with translation MIRLTNVGLKYDRGPEVLQDVTFHLRPGSFHFLHGESGAGKSSLLRLMFMSLHPNRGEIRMFGEDVTKVSPQKRAQMRRRIGIVFQDFRLLDHLTVWENVALPLQVVGKKPSDYREDVTDLLQWVGLGDRMYVNPSVLSGGEKQRAAIARAVIGKPEVLLADEPTGNVDPQMARRLLRLFVELNRLGTSVVIATHDHQLMRQFKAPRIEVHKGHVRII, from the coding sequence TTGATTCGCTTGACGAATGTCGGACTGAAATACGACAGAGGGCCCGAGGTGCTGCAGGATGTGACATTCCATCTGCGGCCGGGTTCCTTTCACTTTTTGCATGGCGAATCCGGAGCGGGAAAATCATCGCTGCTCCGGCTGATGTTCATGTCGCTGCACCCGAACCGCGGGGAAATCCGCATGTTCGGCGAGGACGTCACGAAGGTCAGCCCGCAAAAGCGCGCCCAGATGCGGCGGCGCATCGGCATCGTGTTCCAGGATTTCAGGCTGCTGGACCATCTGACCGTTTGGGAGAACGTCGCACTTCCGCTCCAGGTCGTCGGCAAGAAGCCTTCCGACTACCGGGAAGATGTGACGGATCTATTGCAATGGGTTGGTCTGGGCGACCGGATGTATGTTAATCCATCCGTTCTTTCGGGTGGCGAGAAGCAACGGGCGGCCATCGCACGGGCGGTCATCGGCAAGCCGGAAGTGCTGCTCGCCGACGAGCCGACGGGTAACGTCGATCCGCAAATGGCGCGACGCCTGCTCCGACTATTCGTCGAGTTGAACAGACTCGGTACCTCCGTCGTGATCGCGACGCACGATCATCAGCTGATGCGGCAGTTCAAGGCGCCGCGCATTGAGGTGCACAAGGGCCATGTCCGGATCATCTAG
- a CDS encoding ABC transporter permease, whose amino-acid sequence MSGSSSRFPGRVEPAMPLPAYDPYDDPTTGVTARTAGYPPQYGDTEPTVTAEDPQRSLKPPARDRDSARKMKVTAPVVPPGSVTGRSLTLVIGIMCFLACLTSGAVWMIKESSDAWLNDIASEVTVQVIPQENGNIDKAVADVVGYLQKQRGIANVNALSLEQSAELLQPWLGSTDALKSLPVPRLIAVEVNRTNPPDLAEIGTTLGRDFKGASLDDHRRWQQQIRAVTRSLALGGIAILVLVGAATTAIIVSATRSAMASNREIVEVLHFVGATDKFISREFEKHFLRLGIKAGIVGASCAMLVFICMPAITEMLGGGAVSAVEMQRLIGTGALDSLGYIILGLVVVTIAGLCMVTSRVGVYRILNGQH is encoded by the coding sequence ATGTCCGGATCATCTAGCCGCTTTCCCGGACGCGTCGAGCCAGCGATGCCGCTGCCGGCGTACGATCCTTACGACGACCCGACCACGGGCGTGACCGCGCGCACAGCAGGCTATCCTCCGCAATATGGGGACACCGAACCGACGGTGACAGCGGAAGATCCGCAACGCAGTCTCAAGCCTCCCGCACGTGACCGCGATAGCGCGCGCAAAATGAAGGTGACGGCTCCGGTCGTTCCGCCGGGCTCGGTCACCGGCCGATCGCTGACGCTCGTCATCGGGATCATGTGCTTTCTCGCCTGCCTGACGTCGGGCGCCGTATGGATGATCAAGGAATCGTCGGATGCCTGGCTGAACGACATCGCCAGCGAGGTCACCGTGCAGGTCATTCCGCAAGAGAATGGCAATATCGACAAAGCCGTTGCCGACGTCGTCGGCTATCTGCAAAAGCAGCGGGGCATCGCCAACGTCAATGCGCTGAGCCTCGAGCAATCGGCGGAGCTTCTGCAGCCGTGGCTCGGCTCGACGGATGCGCTGAAGTCACTTCCCGTGCCGCGCTTGATCGCCGTCGAGGTCAACCGGACCAACCCGCCGGATCTCGCCGAGATCGGAACTACTCTCGGCCGTGATTTCAAAGGCGCTTCGCTCGACGATCACCGCCGATGGCAGCAACAGATCCGGGCCGTCACACGGTCGCTGGCATTGGGCGGCATCGCGATCCTTGTGCTCGTCGGAGCGGCAACCACAGCTATCATCGTATCGGCGACGCGCAGTGCGATGGCTTCAAATCGAGAAATCGTCGAGGTGCTCCATTTCGTCGGCGCCACGGACAAATTCATTTCCCGCGAATTCGAGAAACATTTCTTGAGACTCGGGATAAAGGCAGGGATCGTCGGAGCGAGCTGCGCAATGCTCGTTTTCATTTGTATGCCGGCGATCACCGAGATGTTGGGGGGCGGCGCCGTCAGTGCCGTGGAAATGCAACGCCTGATCGGTACCGGGGCGCTCGATTCGCTCGGCTACATCATTCTGGGACTCGTCGTCGTAACCATAGCCGGCCTTTGCATGGTGACATCCCGCGTTGGCGTTTATCGCATCCTGAATGGACAGCACTAA
- a CDS encoding YdcF family protein: protein MKMFSHAIVVLLALGAAALAFGFVLFAVSVTRDDAADLDKADGIVVLTGGDNRIEAGAKLMSEGRAKRMLISGVNRKVSREEMQRIVRIDNRVFNCCVDLGYEALDTVGNADETRTWANTNGYSKLIVVTSRYHMPRSLAELALVMPGVTLLPYAVTPKRFPETAWWLHVATTRVLLSEYLKFLPAVARLTAQRVIDWRDGQSVAIVPQKRADG from the coding sequence ATGAAAATGTTCTCACACGCAATCGTTGTCCTGCTGGCGCTCGGCGCGGCCGCGCTGGCATTTGGATTCGTGCTGTTTGCGGTTTCGGTCACCCGGGATGACGCCGCGGATTTGGACAAGGCCGATGGCATCGTCGTGCTGACCGGCGGCGACAATCGGATCGAGGCGGGTGCGAAGCTTATGAGCGAAGGGCGCGCCAAGCGCATGCTCATTTCGGGCGTCAATCGCAAGGTCAGCCGCGAAGAGATGCAGCGGATCGTCCGTATCGATAATCGCGTTTTCAATTGCTGCGTCGACCTCGGATACGAAGCGCTCGACACGGTCGGCAATGCCGACGAGACGAGAACGTGGGCCAATACGAACGGCTACTCGAAGCTGATCGTCGTGACCTCGCGCTATCACATGCCTCGCAGTCTCGCAGAGCTGGCTCTCGTCATGCCGGGAGTCACGCTCCTGCCATATGCGGTCACTCCGAAGCGCTTCCCTGAGACGGCCTGGTGGCTGCACGTCGCGACGACGAGGGTGCTGCTTTCCGAATATCTGAAATTTCTCCCGGCCGTCGCTCGCCTCACCGCGCAGCGCGTCATCGATTGGCGCGACGGGCAATCGGTCGCGATCGTCCCACAGAAGCGCGCCGATGGCTGA
- a CDS encoding 1-acyl-sn-glycerol-3-phosphate acyltransferase, protein MAEQPLPGPGALVVVRSLIYFVVFYVVTALYLVLGSWLLIGPRSWAMKGLEVHGRTCVWLLRLICGTKLEVRGRENVPKTGCLVIAKHQSAWDTFGLISLFRDPAIVLKDELKWIPFYGWFCVKFEHILVKREKASAALKSMIRDARQRISINREVVIFPEGTRTIPGSSPDYKPGYVALYEALGVATVPLALNSGLFWPRRSLWRYPGTIVVEFLPALPPGLPRAEFRSRVESAIEAASTRLIEEAARSPSPPPLALAYRRAHAS, encoded by the coding sequence ATGGCTGAGCAACCGCTGCCTGGACCCGGCGCATTGGTCGTCGTGCGTTCGCTCATTTATTTCGTCGTCTTTTACGTCGTCACTGCGCTTTATCTGGTGCTCGGCTCGTGGCTGCTCATCGGGCCGCGATCCTGGGCGATGAAGGGTCTCGAGGTTCACGGGCGGACGTGCGTCTGGCTGCTCCGCCTGATTTGCGGAACCAAGCTCGAGGTTCGCGGGCGCGAAAATGTGCCGAAGACGGGCTGCCTCGTCATCGCCAAGCATCAGTCGGCCTGGGACACTTTCGGGCTCATTTCGCTCTTTCGCGATCCGGCGATCGTGCTCAAGGACGAGCTGAAGTGGATCCCATTCTACGGCTGGTTCTGCGTCAAGTTCGAGCACATTCTCGTCAAACGCGAGAAGGCTTCGGCGGCACTCAAATCGATGATCCGAGACGCCCGGCAACGCATTAGTATCAACCGCGAGGTCGTCATTTTTCCGGAAGGTACCCGAACGATACCGGGTTCCTCTCCCGATTATAAACCCGGCTACGTCGCCCTCTACGAAGCGCTCGGTGTCGCCACAGTGCCGCTAGCGCTCAACTCCGGACTGTTCTGGCCGCGCCGCAGTCTCTGGCGCTATCCAGGGACGATCGTCGTCGAGTTTCTGCCGGCGCTGCCGCCCGGATTGCCGCGCGCCGAATTCCGCTCGCGCGTCGAATCGGCGATCGAAGCAGCGAGCACGCGGCTCATCGAGGAAGCTGCAAGAAGCCCTTCGCCGCCGCCGCTCGCACTGGCCTACAGGCGCGCGCACGCCAGCTGA